The Thalassotalea sp. HSM 43 genome window below encodes:
- a CDS encoding NADP-dependent isocitrate dehydrogenase: MTTDNSNIIYTITDEAPALATYSFLPIVQAYAATAGINVTTKDISLAGRILAHFPEYLTEEQRIGDALAELGELAKTPEANIIKLPNISASIPQLQAAIKELQEKGYALPDFPEEAKNDEEAAIKAQYAKVLGSAVNPVLREGNSDRRAPASVKQYARNNPHSMGEWSADSKSYVASMTDGDFFGSEQSVTIADATSVNIIHRDADGNDTVLKSGLALESGEIIDSSSMNKNKLRTFLVEQIAAAKEQGILFSLHMKATMMKVSDPIIFGHCVSVFYQDVLEKHAELFAELGVDVNNGIGDVYAKIASLPADKQAEIEADFVALYQERPDMAMVNSHKGITNLHVPSDVIIDASMPAMIRSSGCMWNKNDELQDTIAVIPDRCYAGVYQATIDFCKKHGAFDPRTMGTIPNVGLMAKKAEEYGSHDKTFEVAANGTMRVEDKDGTVLMQHDVEQGDIWRMCQVKDAPVQDWVKLAVNRARLSNTPAVFWLNSERAHDAQLIKKVEAYLPNHDTDGLDIRILAPLEATEFSLERMKNGEDTISVTGNVLRDYLTDLFPILELGTSAKMLSIVPLMNGGGLFETGAGGSAPKHVQQFEKENYLRWDSLGEFLALAASFEHLGNFAGNAKAQILADTLDAATATFLAENKSPARKLGQIDNRGSHFYLTMYWAQELAAQDKDAELKARFAPLADALTSNEAAIVNELNSAQGVANEIGGYYMPSNEATAVAMRPSATLNSTIESL; the protein is encoded by the coding sequence ATGACAACTGATAATTCTAACATCATTTACACCATCACTGATGAGGCGCCAGCGTTAGCAACGTACTCATTTTTACCTATCGTTCAAGCGTATGCTGCAACCGCTGGCATCAACGTAACAACGAAAGATATTTCATTAGCAGGTCGTATTTTAGCGCACTTCCCAGAATACCTTACTGAAGAGCAACGCATCGGTGATGCTCTAGCTGAGTTAGGTGAATTGGCAAAAACGCCAGAAGCGAACATCATTAAACTGCCAAACATCAGTGCATCGATTCCACAATTGCAAGCAGCGATTAAAGAATTGCAAGAAAAGGGTTACGCGTTACCTGATTTCCCTGAAGAAGCAAAGAATGATGAAGAAGCGGCTATCAAGGCACAGTACGCGAAAGTACTGGGCTCAGCTGTTAACCCAGTATTACGTGAAGGTAACTCAGACCGTCGTGCGCCAGCGTCAGTTAAGCAGTACGCTAGAAACAACCCACACTCAATGGGTGAGTGGTCAGCAGACTCTAAATCATACGTTGCCAGCATGACTGACGGTGATTTCTTCGGTTCAGAGCAATCAGTAACAATTGCTGATGCCACATCTGTGAACATCATTCATCGTGATGCCGATGGTAATGACACCGTATTAAAATCAGGTTTAGCGCTTGAGTCTGGTGAGATCATTGATTCATCAAGCATGAACAAAAACAAATTACGTACTTTCTTAGTTGAGCAAATCGCTGCAGCTAAAGAGCAGGGCATTTTGTTCTCATTACACATGAAAGCGACCATGATGAAGGTTTCTGACCCAATCATTTTCGGTCACTGTGTGTCGGTATTCTACCAAGACGTATTAGAGAAACACGCTGAGCTATTCGCTGAGTTAGGTGTTGATGTAAACAACGGTATCGGTGACGTTTACGCTAAAATCGCCAGCCTGCCTGCTGACAAGCAAGCTGAAATCGAAGCTGATTTCGTTGCGCTATACCAAGAGCGCCCAGACATGGCCATGGTTAACTCACACAAAGGTATTACCAACCTTCACGTGCCATCTGACGTAATCATTGACGCGTCAATGCCAGCCATGATTCGTTCATCTGGTTGCATGTGGAATAAAAACGACGAATTACAAGATACCATTGCGGTTATTCCTGATCGTTGTTATGCCGGCGTTTACCAAGCAACCATCGATTTTTGTAAGAAACACGGTGCATTTGATCCTCGTACTATGGGTACCATCCCTAACGTTGGTCTAATGGCGAAAAAAGCTGAAGAGTACGGTTCACACGACAAAACGTTTGAAGTTGCAGCGAACGGAACCATGCGTGTAGAAGACAAAGACGGCACCGTGTTAATGCAACACGATGTTGAGCAAGGCGATATCTGGCGTATGTGTCAGGTGAAAGATGCACCTGTTCAAGACTGGGTTAAGCTAGCTGTTAACCGTGCTCGTTTGAGCAATACACCAGCGGTATTCTGGTTAAATTCAGAACGTGCTCACGATGCTCAACTTATCAAGAAAGTTGAAGCATACTTACCTAACCATGACACTGATGGTTTGGATATTCGTATTTTGGCACCATTAGAAGCTACTGAGTTCTCACTTGAGCGCATGAAAAATGGTGAAGACACGATTTCTGTTACCGGTAACGTATTGCGTGATTACCTTACAGACTTGTTCCCAATCCTAGAATTGGGTACATCAGCGAAAATGCTATCAATCGTACCATTAATGAATGGCGGTGGTTTGTTCGAGACCGGTGCTGGTGGTTCTGCGCCTAAGCACGTTCAACAGTTTGAAAAAGAAAACTACTTACGCTGGGATTCACTAGGTGAATTCTTAGCACTTGCGGCGTCATTTGAGCACTTAGGTAATTTTGCCGGTAATGCAAAAGCACAAATCTTAGCGGATACCTTAGATGCAGCGACTGCGACATTCCTTGCAGAAAACAAGTCTCCTGCACGTAAGCTAGGTCAGATTGATAACCGTGGTTCACACTTTTATCTAACCATGTACTGGGCACAGGAATTGGCGGCACAAGATAAAGATGCAGAATTGAAGGCGCGTTTCGCTCCTTTAGCTGACGCATTAACATCTAACGAAGCGGCAATTGTGAATGAATTGAATTCAGCCCAGGGCGTAGCCAATGAAATTGGCGGTTACTACATGCCAAGTAACGAGGCTACTGCGGTAGCAATGCGTCCAAGTGCGACATTAAATTCTACAATCGAGTCTTTATAA
- the clpS gene encoding ATP-dependent Clp protease adapter ClpS has protein sequence MGKVKEEIGTGQEALKEDKEKVKRPPMYRVILLNDDYTPMDFVVEILSRFFNMDSDQATQIMLTIHYKGKGSCGIFTVDVAETKVDQVCKYARKHQHPLMCTMEKV, from the coding sequence ATGGGTAAGGTAAAAGAAGAGATCGGAACTGGTCAAGAAGCCCTAAAAGAGGACAAGGAAAAGGTCAAACGTCCGCCGATGTACCGTGTTATTCTTTTAAACGACGATTACACCCCAATGGACTTTGTGGTAGAAATATTATCTCGATTTTTTAACATGGATAGTGATCAAGCAACGCAGATTATGCTTACAATACATTATAAGGGTAAAGGCAGTTGTGGAATTTTTACCGTCGATGTTGCAGAAACCAAGGTTGATCAAGTTTGCAAATATGCGCGCAAACATCAACACCCACTCATGTGTACCATGGAAAAGGTATAG
- the cspD gene encoding cold shock domain-containing protein CspD, with product MAHGTVKWFNNAKGFGFIRPEEGGEDIFAHYSTIQMEGYRTLKAGQSVDYELNQGPKGQHAASIKPVEDE from the coding sequence ATGGCACACGGCACAGTAAAATGGTTTAACAATGCCAAGGGTTTCGGTTTTATTCGTCCAGAAGAAGGTGGTGAAGACATTTTTGCTCATTACTCTACCATTCAAATGGAAGGCTATCGAACTCTAAAAGCGGGTCAGTCAGTTGATTACGAACTAAATCAAGGACCAAAAGGCCAACATGCAGCAAGTATTAAACCAGTAGAAGACGAATAA
- the infA gene encoding translation initiation factor IF-1, whose product MAKEENIEMQGTVLDTLPNTMFRVELENGHVVTAHISGKMRKNYIRILTGDKVTVELTPYDLSKGRIIFRAR is encoded by the coding sequence ATGGCGAAAGAAGAAAATATTGAAATGCAAGGTACGGTGTTGGATACGTTACCAAACACCATGTTCCGCGTAGAGTTAGAAAACGGTCACGTTGTTACGGCTCACATCTCAGGTAAAATGCGTAAAAACTACATCCGTATCCTTACTGGTGATAAAGTAACTGTAGAACTAACGCCATACGACTTGTCTAAAGGTCGCATTATTTTCCGCGCCAGATAA
- the trxB gene encoding thioredoxin-disulfide reductase — protein MSDVRHCPLLILGSGPAGYTAAVYAARANLKPVLITGMQQGGQLTTTTEVENWPGDANDLTGPDLMVRMQQHAEKFDTEIVFDHIDDVDFSQKPYRLKGSSGEYTCDALIICTGASAQYLGLESETAFMGKGISACATCDGFFYRNQKVAVVGGGNTAVEEALYLANIASEVHLIHRRDTFRSEKILTKRLMDKVENGNIVLHLDRTLDEVLGDNMGVTGLRLKDAKSDATEEIDVAGCFIAIGHKPNTDLFKDQLDMKDGYLTINSGTNGNATQTSKEGVFAAGDVADHIYRQAITSAGSGCMAALDAERYLDALPSSK, from the coding sequence ATGAGTGATGTAAGACACTGCCCTCTTCTTATCCTTGGCTCAGGCCCGGCAGGCTACACCGCAGCAGTATATGCTGCACGCGCAAACCTAAAACCAGTTCTCATTACCGGTATGCAACAAGGTGGTCAATTAACCACAACGACGGAAGTTGAAAACTGGCCTGGTGATGCCAATGACTTAACCGGTCCAGACCTTATGGTTCGTATGCAACAGCACGCGGAGAAATTTGATACTGAGATTGTATTCGATCACATTGACGACGTTGACTTCTCACAAAAGCCATACCGCTTAAAAGGCAGCTCTGGTGAGTACACATGTGATGCGTTGATCATTTGTACCGGTGCATCAGCACAATACCTAGGCCTAGAATCTGAAACCGCATTTATGGGTAAAGGTATCTCGGCTTGTGCAACCTGTGACGGTTTCTTTTATCGTAACCAAAAAGTTGCGGTTGTTGGTGGTGGTAACACCGCTGTTGAAGAAGCCTTGTACTTGGCGAACATCGCCTCAGAAGTGCACCTAATTCACCGTCGTGATACGTTCCGTAGTGAAAAGATCCTAACCAAGCGCCTAATGGATAAAGTTGAAAACGGTAATATCGTTTTACACCTTGATCGTACCCTAGACGAAGTACTTGGTGACAACATGGGTGTGACCGGTTTACGTCTTAAAGACGCGAAATCTGATGCCACAGAAGAAATCGATGTTGCTGGTTGTTTCATCGCCATCGGTCACAAGCCAAACACTGACCTATTCAAAGACCAGTTGGATATGAAAGATGGTTACTTGACCATCAATAGCGGTACCAACGGTAACGCAACACAAACCAGCAAAGAAGGTGTTTTTGCTGCTGGTGATGTGGCTGACCATATCTACCGCCAAGCGATCACTTCAGCTGGCTCAGGTTGTATGGCCGCGCTAGACGCTGAACGTTACCTTGATGCCTTGCCATCGAGCAAGTAA
- the clpA gene encoding ATP-dependent Clp protease ATP-binding subunit ClpA → MLNKDLEISLNLAFRQAKDSRHEFMTVEHLLLALLENPEAVEAINACGGDIPKLKMELLNFIGETTPVIPQGDEERETQPTLGFQRVLQRAVFHVQSSGKTEVNGANVLVAIFSEQESQAAYFLKKSDITRLDIVNYISHGIAKTGSQNDAPAGLEQQTVAPEEAKTVDTYATNLNVLAQKGEIDPMIGRTRELERTVQVLSRRRKNNPLFVGEAGVGKTAIAEGLAKKIVDGDAPEVLSDATIYSLDMGALLAGTKYRGDFEKRFKSLLKDLEKDKHAILFIDEIHTIIGAGAASGGMMDASNLIKPLLSSGKLRCMGSTTYQEFSTIFEKDRALARRFQKIDIKEPTIDETTKILIGLKDKYEEHHSVKYTNKALRAAAELSSKYINDRFLPDKAIDVIDEAGAKQQLVVPSKRKKVINIGDIESVVANIARIPEKSVSSTEKDNLMNIDRNLKMVVFGQDEAIDSLTSVIRLSRAGLGQEEKPVGSFLFSGPTGVGKTEVTKQLANQLGVELLRFDMSEYMEKHAVSRLIGAPPGYVGYEQGGLLTDSVIKHPHSVVLLDEIEKAHSDIYNILLQVMDHGTLTDNNGRKADFRNIILVLTTNAGVQETTRKSIGFKQQDHSHDAMSEINRVFSPEFRNRLDSIIWFNHLPEEVIEQVVDKFIVELQAQLDSKGVSLEISEKARKWLASRGYDKTMGARPMARLIQEQVKKQLANELLFGELMQGGIARVDLDEDSEQLTFCYEEKEELVS, encoded by the coding sequence ATGTTGAATAAAGATTTAGAAATTTCGTTAAATTTGGCGTTTCGTCAGGCGAAAGATTCGCGTCATGAATTTATGACGGTCGAACATTTGTTGCTCGCACTACTGGAAAATCCAGAAGCTGTGGAAGCGATCAATGCCTGTGGCGGCGATATTCCAAAGTTAAAAATGGAATTACTAAACTTTATTGGCGAAACAACGCCAGTTATCCCTCAGGGCGATGAGGAACGTGAAACACAACCGACCTTAGGGTTTCAACGCGTATTACAACGCGCGGTATTTCATGTGCAGTCGTCAGGTAAAACCGAAGTCAACGGTGCCAATGTATTGGTTGCGATATTTTCTGAGCAAGAATCTCAGGCAGCCTATTTTCTGAAAAAATCAGACATCACCCGTCTTGATATTGTTAATTATATTTCTCATGGTATTGCCAAAACGGGCTCACAAAATGATGCGCCGGCTGGTTTAGAGCAACAAACCGTTGCCCCAGAAGAGGCAAAAACCGTCGATACCTATGCCACCAATTTAAATGTATTGGCGCAAAAAGGTGAAATCGACCCTATGATAGGTCGAACCCGCGAATTAGAACGAACCGTTCAAGTACTATCCCGTCGTCGTAAAAACAATCCTTTGTTTGTCGGTGAAGCCGGGGTAGGTAAAACCGCTATTGCTGAAGGCTTAGCGAAGAAAATTGTTGATGGTGATGCGCCAGAGGTTTTATCGGATGCAACCATTTACTCTTTAGATATGGGCGCGTTACTGGCCGGTACCAAATACCGTGGTGATTTTGAGAAACGCTTTAAATCACTGCTTAAAGATTTGGAAAAAGACAAACACGCGATTTTATTTATTGATGAAATTCATACCATCATTGGTGCTGGTGCAGCATCCGGCGGTATGATGGATGCGTCGAACCTAATTAAACCTTTGTTATCGTCTGGCAAATTACGTTGCATGGGCTCGACCACGTATCAAGAATTTTCAACCATTTTCGAGAAAGATCGCGCACTAGCGCGTCGTTTCCAAAAAATAGACATTAAAGAGCCGACGATTGATGAGACCACCAAGATTCTTATCGGCTTGAAAGATAAGTACGAAGAACATCACAGTGTTAAATACACCAATAAAGCGTTAAGAGCGGCGGCGGAGCTATCAAGCAAATACATCAATGATCGATTTTTGCCAGATAAGGCGATTGATGTCATTGACGAAGCCGGTGCGAAACAACAGTTAGTTGTGCCGTCGAAACGTAAAAAGGTGATCAACATTGGCGATATTGAATCTGTGGTAGCCAATATCGCTCGTATTCCTGAGAAATCGGTATCGTCTACTGAGAAAGACAACTTAATGAACATTGACCGCAATTTAAAAATGGTGGTGTTCGGCCAAGATGAGGCTATCGATAGTTTAACTTCAGTGATTCGTTTGTCTCGCGCAGGCCTTGGTCAGGAAGAGAAGCCAGTTGGCTCTTTCTTATTCTCTGGTCCTACCGGCGTCGGTAAAACCGAGGTAACCAAGCAGTTAGCCAATCAATTGGGCGTAGAATTACTGCGTTTTGATATGTCGGAATACATGGAGAAACATGCGGTAAGTCGTCTAATTGGTGCGCCTCCTGGTTATGTAGGTTATGAGCAGGGTGGTTTGCTGACCGATTCGGTTATTAAACACCCGCATTCAGTGGTGTTACTGGATGAGATCGAAAAAGCTCACAGTGATATTTACAACATCTTATTGCAGGTTATGGACCACGGTACACTAACCGATAATAATGGACGTAAAGCGGATTTCCGTAACATTATTCTGGTGCTAACAACCAATGCGGGTGTACAGGAAACTACCCGTAAATCGATTGGTTTCAAGCAGCAAGATCATTCGCATGATGCGATGTCAGAAATTAACCGCGTGTTTTCACCGGAGTTTAGAAACCGCCTTGATTCGATTATTTGGTTTAACCACCTACCTGAAGAGGTTATCGAACAAGTGGTTGATAAGTTCATCGTTGAACTTCAAGCGCAACTCGACAGCAAAGGCGTGTCTCTGGAAATCAGTGAAAAAGCCCGTAAATGGTTGGCGAGTCGTGGATATGATAAAACCATGGGCGCAAGACCAATGGCGCGCTTGATTCAAGAGCAAGTGAAAAAGCAGTTGGCCAACGAGCTATTGTTTGGTGAGTTAATGCAAGGCGGTATTGCCCGAGTTGATTTGGATGAAGACAGTGAGCAATTGACGTTCTGCTACGAAGAGAAAGAAGAGTTGGTGTCTTAG
- a CDS encoding arginyltransferase gives MTESKKYFQFGLTRSFDCNYLAEQQERLIVITNSEDVNAENYQRLMMAGFRRSGDQVYRPHCETCQACESLRIPVRLFKSSKSQKRLLNANKDLTVRIAQTEKAEYFALYQKYIDTNHHDGSMYPANQEQYRAFIFSKQVPQLFLELYDKDKLISVAVCDNLPRALSALYTFYDPDYQKRSLGRYSILQQIELAMKLNKHYLYLGYQIDACKKMNYKSQYYPHERLVNDNWQRIERKS, from the coding sequence ATGACCGAGTCCAAGAAGTATTTCCAATTTGGCTTAACCCGCTCGTTCGATTGTAATTATTTAGCTGAACAGCAAGAGCGTTTAATCGTTATCACCAACAGTGAAGACGTTAATGCCGAAAACTACCAACGTTTGATGATGGCAGGTTTTAGACGCAGTGGCGATCAAGTCTATCGCCCTCATTGTGAAACGTGCCAAGCCTGTGAGTCATTGCGCATTCCGGTGCGGTTATTTAAATCCAGTAAGAGTCAAAAGCGACTGCTTAATGCCAATAAAGACTTAACGGTACGCATTGCTCAGACCGAAAAAGCAGAGTACTTTGCCTTATATCAAAAATACATCGACACCAATCATCATGATGGTTCAATGTATCCAGCAAACCAAGAGCAATACCGCGCGTTTATATTTTCTAAACAGGTACCGCAACTGTTTCTTGAGCTCTATGACAAGGATAAACTGATATCGGTGGCGGTGTGCGATAACCTGCCGCGAGCCCTATCGGCGCTGTATACCTTCTACGATCCGGATTATCAAAAACGTTCGTTAGGACGCTATTCAATCTTGCAGCAAATAGAGTTAGCAATGAAGCTAAATAAGCATTACTTATATTTGGGATATCAAATAGATGCTTGTAAGAAAATGAACTATAAGAGTCAATATTACCCGCATGAGCGTCTGGTAAACGATAATTGGCAACGAATCGAAAGAAAAAGCTAA
- the lrp gene encoding leucine-responsive transcriptional regulator Lrp produces MWNQEKKLDRIDRNILKELQINGRLSNVELSKRVGLSPTPCLERVKKLETEGVITGYSANLDPKFLDAALLVFVEITLTRTSPDVFEEFSKAVMKVDVIQECHLVSGNFDFLLKTRVSDMQAYRNLLGDTLLKLPAVAESRTYVVMEEVKTDNKLPIQFD; encoded by the coding sequence ATGTGGAACCAAGAAAAAAAACTTGATCGTATCGATAGAAACATCCTAAAGGAGTTACAAATTAATGGCCGACTGTCTAACGTTGAGTTGTCAAAGCGTGTTGGCTTAAGCCCGACACCGTGTTTAGAACGGGTTAAAAAACTCGAGACGGAAGGGGTGATCACGGGCTACAGTGCCAATCTTGACCCTAAATTTCTAGACGCTGCGTTATTGGTATTTGTTGAGATAACGCTTACTCGTACCTCGCCCGATGTGTTTGAAGAGTTTTCTAAAGCGGTGATGAAGGTCGATGTCATCCAAGAATGTCATCTGGTGTCTGGTAATTTTGATTTCTTATTAAAAACCCGCGTGTCAGATATGCAAGCCTATCGCAACTTATTGGGTGATACCTTATTAAAGTTACCGGCGGTAGCGGAAAGTCGTACCTATGTGGTGATGGAAGAAGTGAAAACTGATAATAAATTACCCATTCAGTTTGATTAA
- the aat gene encoding leucyl/phenylalanyl-tRNA--protein transferase — translation MSQQLYALDDSLLAFPPTEFALTDPNGLLAVGGDLSPERLVVAYQNGIFPWYSEHDPILWWSPNPRAIIKTDAVKINRSLAKFIRKCDYQVTVNHAFEEVIDFCADAPFRDDDTWILPEMLEAYVRLHHQGHAHSVEVWQHGELIGGLYGVAVNGFFSGESMFYRKDNASKIALIALANKLRSIGVGLIDCQIQNPFLQSMGAVEISRERFMQMKHSALNIIPDHKFWLATEIAVS, via the coding sequence ATGAGCCAGCAACTGTATGCATTAGACGACAGCTTGCTGGCTTTTCCTCCTACTGAATTTGCCTTAACCGATCCAAACGGTTTACTCGCTGTCGGCGGCGACTTAAGCCCAGAACGCCTAGTGGTTGCCTACCAAAATGGCATATTCCCTTGGTATAGCGAACACGATCCTATTCTATGGTGGTCCCCTAACCCACGCGCTATCATCAAAACCGATGCGGTTAAAATCAATCGTAGCTTGGCAAAGTTTATCCGCAAATGTGACTATCAAGTTACCGTCAATCATGCCTTTGAAGAAGTCATCGACTTTTGTGCTGACGCGCCGTTTCGTGACGACGACACCTGGATACTGCCTGAGATGTTAGAGGCATACGTCAGGTTGCATCATCAAGGGCATGCGCATTCGGTAGAAGTATGGCAACACGGCGAACTTATTGGTGGTTTGTATGGTGTGGCTGTTAATGGTTTTTTCAGCGGTGAATCGATGTTCTACCGCAAAGACAACGCCTCTAAAATTGCGCTTATTGCCTTAGCCAACAAACTGCGTTCAATAGGGGTTGGCTTGATTGACTGTCAGATCCAAAATCCGTTTTTGCAATCCATGGGCGCGGTAGAAATATCTCGCGAGCGTTTTATGCAAATGAAACACAGCGCATTAAACATTATTCCTGATCATAAATTTTGGCTTGCAACCGAGATAGCTGTTTCGTAA
- the ald gene encoding alanine dehydrogenase, giving the protein MIIGVPKEIKNHEYRVGMVPASVRELINHGHEVFVETNAGIGIGFTDQDYVEAGAEILTTAAEVFAKAEMIVKVKEPQAVERAMLREGQILFTYLHLAPDLPQTEDLVKSKAICIAYETVTDRTGGLPLLAPMSEVAGRMSIQAGAQALEKSNAGRGMLLGGVPGVEPAKVVVIGGGMVGNNAAQMAVGMGADVVILDRNINVLRKLDAQFGNKVKAIYSTADALEKHVLDADLVIGGVLIPGAAAPKLVTAEHIKNMKPGSAIVDVAIDQGGCIATSKATTHAEPTFIVDDVVHYCVANMPGAVPRTSTFALNNATLPFIINLANKGYKDALLSDDNFLNGLNVINGQVTVREVAENLGFDYVDPKQALANA; this is encoded by the coding sequence ATGATTATTGGTGTACCTAAAGAAATTAAAAACCACGAGTACCGCGTTGGTATGGTTCCAGCAAGTGTTCGTGAGTTAATTAACCACGGTCACGAAGTATTTGTTGAAACAAACGCTGGTATTGGTATCGGTTTTACCGACCAAGACTACGTTGAAGCAGGCGCGGAAATCCTAACTACCGCGGCAGAAGTTTTTGCTAAAGCAGAAATGATCGTTAAGGTTAAAGAGCCGCAAGCCGTTGAACGTGCCATGTTACGTGAAGGTCAAATCCTATTCACTTACCTTCACCTTGCCCCAGACCTGCCACAAACTGAAGACCTAGTTAAATCAAAAGCTATCTGTATTGCCTACGAAACCGTTACTGACCGTACCGGTGGCTTACCATTATTAGCGCCTATGTCTGAAGTTGCTGGTCGTATGTCAATTCAAGCCGGTGCACAGGCACTTGAAAAATCAAACGCAGGTCGCGGTATGTTACTTGGTGGCGTACCAGGTGTTGAGCCAGCGAAAGTGGTTGTTATCGGTGGTGGTATGGTTGGTAACAACGCCGCACAAATGGCCGTTGGCATGGGTGCAGATGTTGTCATCCTAGACCGCAACATTAATGTATTACGTAAGCTAGACGCGCAGTTTGGTAACAAGGTTAAAGCGATTTACTCAACCGCTGATGCCCTAGAGAAACACGTTCTTGATGCTGACTTGGTTATCGGTGGTGTCTTGATCCCAGGTGCTGCTGCGCCAAAACTTGTTACTGCAGAGCACATCAAAAACATGAAGCCTGGTTCAGCAATCGTTGATGTTGCCATTGACCAAGGTGGTTGTATCGCAACATCTAAGGCGACAACCCACGCAGAGCCAACCTTTATTGTTGATGACGTTGTTCATTACTGTGTTGCTAACATGCCTGGTGCTGTGCCACGCACATCAACGTTCGCTCTAAATAACGCGACATTGCCGTTTATCATTAACCTTGCGAACAAAGGTTACAAAGATGCGTTGTTATCAGATGATAACTTCCTTAACGGTTTGAACGTGATTAATGGTCAGGTAACCGTACGTGAAGTTGCTGAAAACCTAGGTTTTGATTACGTTGACCCGAAACAAGCTTTAGCCAACGCATAA
- a CDS encoding multidrug effflux MFS transporter: MWSFLPILMLMVVFSPLAIDIFLPSLPDMANDFQSDLTLLQWSISGFLLAMGIGQLFAGPVADKYGRKPVALFGIVIYFLACLACVVANTIELHLLSRFIHGLGTCAIVVSAFAIVRDKYDARQSGMMYSYLNGVICCIPALAPILGGWLASEYGWQSTFMFMAAYAVGAGTLVAVFLKETNTTKDASSVKLLHFNRYTSIALNRVFQFHSLAVLVAMAVIIAYVSSAPAWLMVELGLSSQMFIFWFSLNAIFNIAACVLAPKCLKVFGVANTISAGFITLFAGGVLMVAMQALHTPVAFMLPIMLSSIGFSLLMGTCAGQALAPFGEKAGTASALLGFLQMAGSAVLVGIVQQIPVSVPIQVALLMLSFVVFALIWFWPGSKLRAVAEA; the protein is encoded by the coding sequence ATGTGGTCATTTTTACCAATTTTGATGTTAATGGTGGTGTTTAGTCCACTGGCCATCGACATCTTTTTGCCGTCTTTACCCGACATGGCAAATGACTTTCAATCCGATCTGACGTTATTGCAATGGTCAATTAGCGGTTTCCTTTTAGCCATGGGTATAGGGCAGTTATTTGCAGGTCCAGTTGCTGATAAATATGGCCGTAAACCTGTGGCGTTGTTCGGCATCGTCATTTATTTTCTCGCCTGTTTAGCCTGTGTCGTTGCCAACACCATAGAGTTGCACTTGCTTTCTCGCTTTATACACGGCTTGGGAACCTGCGCCATTGTGGTCAGTGCATTTGCCATTGTGCGCGACAAGTATGATGCGAGACAAAGCGGTATGATGTACAGCTACCTTAATGGGGTGATTTGCTGTATCCCTGCGCTAGCGCCTATTTTGGGCGGTTGGTTAGCCAGCGAGTACGGTTGGCAAAGTACTTTTATGTTTATGGCAGCGTACGCCGTTGGTGCAGGTACGTTAGTGGCGGTGTTTTTAAAAGAAACCAATACAACCAAAGATGCCAGCTCGGTGAAATTACTGCATTTTAATCGTTACACCAGTATTGCCTTAAATCGTGTGTTTCAATTTCATTCGTTAGCGGTATTGGTCGCAATGGCGGTGATCATCGCTTATGTCAGCAGTGCACCTGCATGGCTAATGGTTGAACTTGGTCTAAGCAGCCAAATGTTCATTTTTTGGTTTAGCTTGAATGCCATTTTTAATATCGCCGCATGCGTGTTGGCACCAAAGTGTTTAAAAGTGTTTGGTGTCGCCAATACCATCAGTGCTGGCTTTATTACCTTGTTCGCCGGTGGCGTGCTTATGGTAGCTATGCAAGCGTTACACACACCCGTGGCGTTTATGCTGCCAATTATGCTCAGCTCGATAGGTTTTTCTTTATTGATGGGGACCTGCGCCGGTCAAGCGTTAGCGCCGTTTGGTGAAAAAGCAGGTACAGCCTCGGCACTATTGGGCTTTTTGCAGATGGCAGGTAGTGCGGTGTTGGTGGGAATTGTTCAACAGATCCCTGTGTCGGTACCTATACAAGTGGCGTTGTTGATGTTGTCGTTTGTGGTGTTTGCGCTGATTTGGTTTTGGCCTGGCTCAAAATTGCGTGCCGTTGCTGAAGCCTAA